From the genome of Elusimicrobiota bacterium:
GTCAAGCTGATCGCCGACATGACCGAACGCCGGGACTTCGCGGGAGACGAAGCCAAGGCCGTTCTGCGCGTGGTGAGCGATTACGGGTTGGCGTTGACTCTTTTGGACGACTACGACCACCAGCGGGTGTCGGTGCGGAACGTGACGGCGGGAAAAGTCCGCCCCATCGGCTACGAAGACCTGTCGCGGTTGGTGGAGTCCCTGCGGAAGACGTTCGGCGGGGCCGAGCTTTTTGGGCGGGAAAAAGACAACGGATTAAAAAGCGTGCTCGGCGCCGTGTTTCAGACCTTCCAAGGAAAAGACGTCTATCCCAGCCTGGAAGAGAAAGCGGCGGCGCTGTTGTATCTTTTGGTGAAAAGCCATCCGTTCGTGGACGGCAACAAGCGCATCGCCGCGACGGCGTTTTTGTGGTTTTTAGAAAACAACGGGCGGCTTTATCGGCGGGACGGCGCCAAGCGCGTGGCCGACAACGCCTTGGTGGCCATGACCCTATTGATCGCCTCCAGCCTGCCGGCCGAGAAAGACGTGTTGATGCGCGTCGTCGTCAATCTCATCGACGGGAGAAACAGGTGACCCCATCGGACCTTCCGAACGGCGACCCAAAACCCCGTCGACGCCCTGTTCACGGACAAGGCGCGGCATTCGATAGAAGACCGGGTAGCCCCGTCGCCTTCGGACGGGGCATCACGATCTCCACTAAATCCATGAATCGCCCTTTGAAGTTTTGTTTAACAATCCTCTTTTGTATTAAACGATAACGTGTTATCGCTTAATACGTAAAATGCCCCTTCGACAGATTTCAATCCCCGGGAAGGGCGGTTCCCAATTCCCTCATAAAACATGTCTTGCCGTTAAACGCAAACCACGAAATTGGACCCATAGGCAAATTGGTAAACTGTCCCTGTTATTCCCTCAAAACAAGACATATCGACCACCCCGAGCTGTTCAAATTGAACTCAAAAGGAAATTAGTAAACTGTCCCTGTTAATCCGGTTGCGACATGCCCTTTTAAACGGGCGGACAGCCCCGGAGCTTGAAACCGGCATCACCAGAATCCGTTGAGTGCTAACCATTTGAACGTCGGGGCCCGGCAATGGCGGCAATTCTACCCCTGGAAAAGGCAGGGCGGAGGGCCTAGACTTATGGCATGCGGCCAATCATTGACGTTCAGGAGTTGTCTGTCATCCGGGGGGACGTGACCGTTTTGGACCGGCTCCATTGGAAGGTGGAGGCCGGGGAGCATTGG
Proteins encoded in this window:
- a CDS encoding type II toxin-antitoxin system death-on-curing family toxin, whose translation is MDAHQMGVLFGRDRSVIVKHIHNVYATRELSRSLTCAKNAQVAADGKVRRMDIYNLDMILSVGYRVNSKQGTRFRQWATEVLRTHLLKGYTVNARRLKELNQAVKLIADMTERRDFAGDEAKAVLRVVSDYGLALTLLDDYDHQRVSVRNVTAGKVRPIGYEDLSRLVESLRKTFGGAELFGREKDNGLKSVLGAVFQTFQGKDVYPSLEEKAAALLYLLVKSHPFVDGNKRIAATAFLWFLENNGRLYRRDGAKRVADNALVAMTLLIASSLPAEKDVLMRVVVNLIDGRNR